The Venturia canescens isolate UGA chromosome 7, ASM1945775v1, whole genome shotgun sequence genome segment TCGGTGGGGACAGCTGATCACCCCAGTTCACAGACGCTCTCGCTTGCTTCTCAGTGTTCCGTGCGTGAGCGCACACAAACAAAGACGACGCTAGCGACATCCAACGGCCGGGGTGATAGCTCGTACTGCTACCCCAGTTTTTTGGGAACCATATAAACTACGGGCTTTACACTTCTATGAGGATCCATCTTCGTTGCCTATAGTCATTCAAGTATCAgatcatcagaaaaaaagaaaaaagtgagaattaAACCGGTAACAATCAACCgcattcattcaattttttgtattgaGCTACAACAGTTTATGTTTATTTTGAAACCAACTTCAATAGAATAATAAATCTGTAAACAGTATAAAGAGATTAATAACCGGCGTATTCGCTGATATCAAATAGAGAGTATCGATTGATATCAGTATATTTTTTGAGCGAAGAGGTTATGTTAAGGTGTTTCGGTCCAGGTTCCATaagaaaattaaaacgaaaagaaGCTGAAAGCTCAATGGTGGCTACGCTCATGAATACACGTGGAAAGTGTTTACTATTTACATTATCACGTGGAAAAAGTTTCAGAAAATTGTATACCGAAACCAATAAAAAAGAAGATGTCAAACAACACTACTCCGTATTATTACCGAAGACTAATTTTCCAACGTGGatcaaaagtgaaaaaagagtCGAATTGGATAAGTACTTGATAGACGTAAGAGAATACAActagaaaaacttgaattcttATCACATACACtttagattttatttatcttcaTTATGAAATAGACAAttaggaaaaataatgatttttcagaAATGTGGATTTGGAGAGTTGTACACTTGGCAAAGAGAAAATTTGCAGGGTCCTGATTTTATACTGCATGATGGACCACCTTATGCCAATGGAGTACCTCATATGGGGCATGCTGTAAACAAGGTAAacacaataaaatttttcatcatcattttcacaagacgacgctgaagtttccaacgttggagtccaacgaaatgaacgaaatagtatattacacacctagggagggaaaatagactacttcaaaccgcgggcagaattgtcacccgagccgaaggcgagggtgataagcacgcggtttgaggtggtctaatttcactcccgtggagtgtatacgatttttctgtccaacGCAGGAGggctgaaaaaaacgtttttaattcaccaattttttatttcatgaatcgttgatgcagcttgaaaaactacgaatcgcgaatttggcagggaacaaaataggagaattactggaattatttaaacatttttttctatcatttcgttggactccaacgttggaaacttcagcgtcatttcaCAAGTGGTTATAAAATGCATTTGTGCAAACTTGGTAACTTTATATTTTAGATTTTGAAAGATATTACGATACGAAGTAAAGCCATAAGAGGTCGGAGAGTTCAATACGTACCAGGTTGGGATTGTCATGGTTTGCCAATAGAATTGAAAGCCTTGACGAGTCTCAAGAAAGATGATACAGAATTGACGCCTCTGGAAGTTCGCAAACTGGGTCAGTTAGTGCCATGAATATATTTACAACATGTATATTTGACACGGACTATCGAATATTGACCACGCGACATtatacaataaatttttatttctagatTCTATTCTTATTAACAagttttcctccttttttttacttatagCTCGAAAATATGCTAGCAAAGCAGTGAAACAACAGCGTACAGTATTCGAGTCTTGGGGAATAATGGCTGATTGGAAAGACTCGGGTTGTTATTTGACCTATCAAGTTCCATACATTACAAATCAGTTGCgacgttttttcgaattgtacgaaaaaaagCTTGTATTTCGAGATTTTAAGCCTGTTCATTGGTCACCTTCGTCCAGGTATAATGCAATTTTTGTAATTCgaacattgaaatattttccaacttccGATAAAGTTTTTCAGCGCTTTATTACAATTAGAATTATTAATTAGCATAGCGACTGAAAAGTTTTGTTTGGCTGCTAACGTTATGGTGGATATTTTCGTACTTGTGCCACTGTTTTTCGAGTGgtattttgaatgaaaacaTGTGAGCGTTGTCGTTAGCGCTTTCCTCCAATATAAGGATAGTCGATCAATTTGAATGAGCTCAGTCTCAAGGGAAATAATTCAGGACAGCTCTGGCAGAATCCGAATTGGAGTACAATGATCGTCACGAGAGCCGATGTGTGATCGTGCGTTTTCTGCTGACAAAATTACCGGAAGCTCTTGGACAGTTTGACgggaaaaaagtttatgcTCTTGCTTGGACGACCACACCATGGAGTCTAGTTGCGAATCAAGCCCTCGCCTATTCCGCAGATACCACGTATTGCGTCGTCAAGGATGAGAGAGGAAATCTCTACCTAATTGCCAAAGATGTAATCAAGTCGATTGAGCAGAAGATTGGTTCATTGGAACAATTACTCGATCTCAAAGGTAGCACTCCTTCGACTTTGttacaatttcaaaatatctatTCACACCTTTTGGTATAGAGATTATTGAACTAGAGCTCACATATGACCGGAGACACGAAAAATGGGGCCGCGTCCCGTAATTTTTatcatacagaaaaaaaatatatattttacacAAACTTTCTACTAATTTTACAGAAGCACAAATATCCAACGCTCAACATTTAATATAATTGCAACAATGTTTCCTATCTGTTTCAATTCCTCAATAGGAAGTGAACTTTCAAAAGCGGAATATGCCCAACCcataacagaaaaaaatctacCATTTTTACGAGGTGACCATGTTAAAACTGATGTTGGCACCGGATTAGTTCATACCGCACCTGCTCATGGGTCTGAGGACTTTCTCGTTGGCCTTGAAAACAACTTGTCCGTTGTAAGTACTATATAGTAAAAAGCAATAATAGCGACTAACATTTGGcggaacattttattttttcttcacttacTATCGTCTTACGAATTTGCACATAAAATAACAACGATTACGATTTTTCACAAGCTGTGTTTGGTAAACGAAGAAGGTCGTTACACATCGGATGCGGGTGAAAAATTCGTCGGACTCGAAGTACTGACTGAAGGAAACAAAGCTGTTATCGAATTTATCGGTGATAACATTGTTTACGAGGAATACATTTGCCACAGTTATCCATATGATTGGAGAACGAAAAAACCAGTTCTTACGCTCGCAAGTCGTCAATGGTTTATCGATACAAATTCGTTAAAGAAAAAAGCTATCGTAAGCTATCGTAAGGTTCTTCGaatgaatcgagaaaaaatcgctcaaaatgttgaaaaaatttattttttaaaatatccctgaaaaaattctgaaatgaATCGTGGTTTATTTTCTATGCAATCCAGGAAAGTTTAAACAATGTGGAAATTCATTCTTGCGGCCAAAAGAATTCGTCAGCGAATGCTCTGTACAAACAAATACAGCAACGACCGTATTGGTGCATTTCACGTCAGCGAGCGTGGGGGATACCAATACCAACGCTTTATAATAAAAACACTGGTGAAATGATATTAAACAGGTAAAGTGTAGGTTGCTTTTTCCTCCTCATTgttatattcatatttttcggtTTTCTCCAGTAAGCACAAAAACTAAtctttttccaataaaatctgACTGATTGATTAATCGGGAATAAAACGCAGAGCATTCGTGGAGAGATTGTGCAGTTTGATCGCACAAAATGGATGTGACTGTTGGTGGTCGATGTCAGTTGAGGAGTTGGTAGGAACGAAACTTTTACATGAGTACAAACTCAAAGCGACAGATTTGGAAAAAGGGCAAGTACGTAAAATGCGATATATATCAACGCACAACgaaataaccaatttttaaatttgtgaCGAAAACGCGGATGATTCCAACGCGCGAGCGTCGAAAtaactgaattttcaaaattcgtaggACATAATGGACATTTGGTTGGACAGTGGTTTATCGTGGTCAGCTGTTCTTCCTGACGGTAAAGCCGATGTATACATCGAAGGCTTGGACCAATTTACCGGGTGGTTTCAGGCCTCGCTACTCACGTCCGTAGCCCTACAAGGAACTTCACCTTACaagtacgaaaaattggaGGTATCCTTAACGCGAAGTTTGTcagctaaattttttttcagccctccgggcggaaagtggcaactttcggcccgctgcgcgtgccgaagttgccgcattccgcctgcgtcggacagaaaaatcgtatacactccacgggagtgaaattagaccacctcaaaccgcgtgcttatcaccctcgccttcggctcgggtgacaattctgcccgcggtttgaagtagtctattttccctccctaggtgtataatatactattttttttaatttccattctctatctctttctctttcttttgtcTGACGATTATTACCGATTACGCTGTAAAATTTCGATATACAACCAGCATGAGTTATTGttttatattgaaataaatttttcctaATCTAACAGAGCTTTGTTCGTTCATGGATTCGCGGTCGATGAAAAATCCGAGAAAATGTCGAAATCGTTGGGTAACGTCATAGATCCCGAAGAAATTAccaaaggaggaaaaaataaaaaagagaagcCCGCATACGGCGTCGATACGCTTAGGTAAAAAAAAGCTCTAGCTATTGTGCGAAAATCTAATTATTCAAAacgtgattaaaaaaaaaaaaaattggtgaaaagaTGATAACTGTTGAATTTATTATGttgtttttctgtttcttttgccttgaTTAGATGGTGGGTCGCCAATCATGGTTGCCAACATACACAAATCCCCATCAGCGATAAACTCTTACGTGCGAGTGCAGGATCTGTTCAACAAATCAGAGCtattttacgatttcttcttGGTGCCATCCATCCTTATGATTCCTGTGCCGATGTTGAAGCACAGTATTTATTTTTGGATAAATTCATGCTTCATCGACTCTATCACTACAACAATGAGGTTCGTTCGACATTGCTTTTTCctattataaaattttccaCATTGGTTTGTGTGGGTAAATTGTTTGTTGAAATTTGTACGATTTCGATAGCGtgtagaacaaaaaaaagaataattcaaaaattattacCTGTCAAAGTGCTCATGCtgagaaaataattacagattcaAGGATTTTACGACAACTACCAATTTCATCGGATATGCCAAACAATATTAAATTTCATCGTGAACGACGTATCCAGTATTTATTGTCAACTCGTCAAAGATCGATTGTATTGCGACGAAGCAACATCGCCCTGCAGAATCGGAGCGGTTGGTGTGATGGGTGAAATTTTGGCAGTACTCGTCAGAACGTTGGCACCGATCATACCACTTTTGGCAGAAGAAGCATGGCTTTATCATCCCGAAAATTTAGGTGAGCCAATCAAATTCCCATGTAATCACGAACGGCAGAGActattttgacattttaagggaacaaataaacaaacaaatcTTATTACGATTAATATTTCAgtcgattgtcgagaaaattgTGTTATTCATGCAACTTTTCTAATGCATTCAGGCCCATTATAAAATCAacgttatttcatattttttcgacaTACGGATATATTGATGACGATGTGTAAAACTATTTCAGCGTCCGTACCATTGCATCACTCTGCCCACATTTTACCTGACAATTGGAACGACCCGGACGTGGAAAGCGTAGTAAACACCGCGCTGCTCATGAGGAAACATGTAAACAAATTGACGAGAACGAATACTTGGGAATTCAACGCAACAATCAGAACAAATGCGGAACAATTTGCTGCTCTGTCGGCGAGTATTTCGATCAACGTGTCAAATTTGTGAATTGGAGAAATTGTCACATAACTTCTCGCGAGTAGGGGatataatgaataataatacatTAATAATTTAATTTCGACAGGTGTTACATCCGGAACGCGTAGCATCAAATTCCGAATTGTGCGATATTCTTCAGGTTTCTTCAACGACTTTGATCGATGACGCCTCTTGCACAACTGCGAATATTCATTTGGAgccaataaaatcaaaattgtgtAGCCGCTGTCGAAGATATCCGGAGAGCGCACCTGGATCAGTTTGCAATCGTTGCGCGCAAATTAATGACTCACCAACAATCTGATCAACGTATGAGAGCAATttgatgacacattttttaCCACAATATAAACAGTCGTTTCTCaagcgataaaaataaatattcgattGTACAGAACaaactggaaaaaatatttcttcttcCACGCCCCTTCTCTCCGATATACTTTCACGAGGCTGGCTCGAGGGCTTTCTTGAGTCATCGATACATTGTTTCTTCGGGCTCTCTCGGAATTCCATTAGTATATCGGGGAAAATGTCGAGGATCAAAGCAGGTGAAGTATCACACCGTACGAGTTTCAAGATATTTCCGGAAATCCCTCCCTGTGTGGGTGTTCCTGGCTTTGTGGGTCACGCGTGCAAAGCATCTTTCGCAAGAAACATTTCTGCACCTCGAGCTGAGACAAGTTGGATACTAACACGAATATTCCTTTGTGACGCGCGCCAGCACCGAGCTAAGAATTCGTGAACTTTTTAACTAAGAATGCGAGAAGGAAATTCCGATTTAGTTTTTATGCCATTATATAGAAATTCCTAGAATATAAGCGTTCTCGACATACAATGCACGTATGTATGTACAATGTacataacgaataaaaacaaatgcgTAGAGATAACAACGTCTAGAAATATTCCTCAACACGGTTGTTGAAATGTTGCAAGTAGACACCGCTGCGCCTCTTTTCATGCGACTACGTGCGGTTCTGATATGTCAAACTAACGGTACTTGAAAGGAAACGTTCTTTTTGCTTGAAACTCGGAGCTTCGCATTTTCGTTTTGACATTTCTGCAGAgttgattttcattaaatatacggagacaaaaattcaatcaatAATATGACAGCACACTCGAAACCGTCATTGATTCGTCAGCAAAAAAATCTAATgccaaaacacgaaaaaattcaaacataGATCGTTATAGTGCCACTCAATGGTGATACAGCAGTTACAGGCTTTATTTCATTCCGTGCAATTTAAATTTAACACCAAGTTTCAACCAGTGGTGTGGAATTATTCATCGATGAACAGAGGAAAATGGGTCGAGGACCAAACGgtattgcgaaaaaaaaaatgacaaccCCACGTATCGATGAacattgaattattttattttcagtataTACGTATAATATATTTAATACATGGTCTACATTAAGTACAAtagatatttattcatatcgACGTATGTATAATTCATAAACATTATGATGCAATATAAGTTATACAACTTCAGTCAGGCTTAGTGCGACCGTTAATGACATTAAGCCGTATTATTGTCTGACACATCTTATACATTAAGATCAGCCAAGAGAGGctctttttgttattattgttCAGCCACTTTGAAATAATTAGTTGAATAGttacaactcattattttttttttttttttctttcataaacCGTACAACAAAATCGCTTGCACTCCtacggaaaaaaacaaatataaatttgttCTTCATTCAatacgatatatatatataaagagTCTGGGACTTCTTACTCTTTTATACACACCATAATTCTCATGTATATACGACTCAAATTTTTCGGATCATCTTTTCCGATGTACTTTCAAGGGAAAAGTCAACATCAAAATCAGTGACCTGAGCGCGCGCACACACTTTCGTCGAAAAGTAATGGATCTgaccatatatatatatataagaatTGAGGTGTGCAAAAAAAGCGGTATTTTTTGCCTACTTACTtccaccaaaaaaaaaaaaaaaaattaattgataatGAAAATAGGAACGATCTGCTGCAAGGATCGTAGGTGGCCATAACCGTAGACATCCTGGttgaatattattaagaaacaCTATAATAATCGCagacaaaaaatttggatCGTCCGCTAAATATATAGGTCTGAGTGGGATAATGTGGAACAGCCGGGCAAAACAAGAAATTTGTAATGTTTTCTTTTCCCGCATTGAAAGATCACAAAGTTTTATCGCTCGACTAAGGGACGCGGATCGTAAATTTGACTGATATtcagttgaaaaaacaaaattgttttttcaacaatgCAATTGCGTATAAGCGTTAAAATAATAACCGTCATTGataacatgaatatttgagaCATGCGTAATAATTATACCATGTTATCTCATTCAAGATGACTTCGAGGTGCTCATATGTTTTTGAGTATATATACACAATACCAATGAAATTGATTATAATGTGTACTTATGTGTACTTaataaaacaacaacaatTCCAGGCGTTAAATGGTATTGCTTCAAAGTATCTAGTATACGTGTCATCATCAAAATGTTCGGTTTTTCAATgcgaaatattgatttttttaattaaatatagAAGCTCAAACAAATGTCACAAGTGAAATAATGGAACTCTGCAACTTGCATTTAAAATGTTCCAGGGGGGTGTCCGCTTTGCTCCACTCTCTTCGATTATCAGCTGTATTTGAAAATGCtcaattcgaaaatattccaAGTTCCGAAAACAAATTTGTCTCTACCGAGGGTTAATTCACTTGCATGGATAAATCTTTTTCAAAAGTCAACGATAAGATTctgttcaaatctattttcaaaagttcataagtaaaaaaaaagtgatgttATTGACTTatttaaacaaaacttctcactaaaaaaaaaatcctatgatttttattttgatataAGCAAAAATTCGAGCGCGCTAGCCCCGTtcactaatttattttttatctttaaaCAACTATAAAGAGTGAACGTATTTTGGGTGAggattattttgttgttgtagggaatttgattttctataaaaattaatatacaAGCCAGAATGCCTTCCGATTTTATAGTGAATgcaagcgaaaaaaaatatcgtccaTATTGTGGTGTGCATATATTGATGCATACCTTAGTGAGTTTACAACATACCTCAGGGTGGGTGATTGATAAAATTGGTATTCTTTTCGGAAATTCATCGCTTCTTaaaatagaaatgaaaaaacgtacCTTTGACTGtcaaatataatgaaatattGGAGCGGAAAAGATTTCAGATTGCAGGCAACGAAATAATTTCGGCACAATAGAAATATGacattgttgtttttttttcacatcacCCCAATGTTCATGACAAAGAAAGCCAAATGTATTATATTTCCGATTTTCTTATAGTACAGCTTAGCGATAGAATAGAATTCAGTATGAAGCATAGTAAAATCGAGGAGGAAAAATCTGCACGTAGATAATACAACACTTGTATAATTGATTCGTCCTCCTCatcccccccctctctctctctctctctctccctctcttatATATTATAAtgagttttttcttcacatcGCCTCATTCTCAAATACccacaataataaaaatacgtaTGAAAATAACTAGAGCACATTCTTCGAGAGTATACAACTATTTACACGCACGATTAATAGTCGTCGACGATTGAACATTTGATTAtttaattgattatttttcgctTGTTTTGAGAGCACGACTGTCGTGTGTTTATAAGGTCAATCAGAACTTTGTATATCATATGAATCTACTACACGTTCAGGTGTATTCGGATTGTCAGTATACACCTtgtcgaaaattaaaaaaatttctacgaaAGAGGGCCCTCTGATAgtaataatatatattgtttttagtgaaatttgtATAATGGATCGACGGCGGTGGTTGTTTGTTTTAGTTTagataattttccaaaataaaagTTTGCGGTGTATAAGAGTCTGCGACAGAAGCAGAGTGCaaagtttcaattgaaaaacggGGATAAAAATATAGACTTTTATTTcgtgcgaatgaaaaatcgcGTTCGTCAATTTTATTTGTAAAGGGAAAATATGGGCTTTAAAATATCCGCCCTACCTTATTGTTCcgtatttaattattttctcattacTTCAATTGTTGGCTTATTCGAGGCTAAAATCCAACGATGATAATCGAACTTGTTAGgtctttttatcttttatttctAAATAGAGATATGTCAGACTATTCAAAGGACGTAAAAGTTTATTGGAACGTTGGAAgaaaatagatgaaaaaaaaatgtcgaaaataattgCCGTCTGCTTTATAGGAACAATCGTCTAGCTATTAAACGCGCGccatattttcatttcgtacATTATTCAAATTATCATATTATTCTTTGTTCTTCATaattatgaatttattgtCTTATGCACAATTAAAGATATGCTATTATTCGACAACGGAAATTGATGTCCGTTCGCCCGAATGACTATACTGCTGGGTACCCACATCGTATTGACTTATGTAATATTatcataataattaatatttttcactattaTCATCATCTAGATAAGTGTATCCTTAGTTATTGTCGGAAATTTCATATTGATATGACACGTAATTAAGCCTTTTATTCCAACACGTCATATTTATGCCGatcgtttttcaataaaactatTATTATCATCGCACACTTAGGCTCGAGTGTTTTGTCTCGAATGAGCAAACCTTTCCAATATCTCGTTGGAATTTGCTCGTCGATTTAACAAATTATAGAAACTCGGATGCTATTTTCACAATTATTTCACTGATACATATCTGATTGTCTCTAAATATATATAGTGAGAGTAAAGTTTTCcaacatgagaaaaaaagtttgctCATTCAGAAGCAGCAAGCAGCGAGTGTGCTGCGTGTACATGAGAACCGTTTTATCGGtccattcaaatttttatattccgaGACAATCACGCGGGATTTAAAATACGGGGCGAAGAATAAAGATATGCATTTGAAAAAGATATGCTCACCAATTGTGATACGAGCTTTGTCAGTTTCGTGGATAATATTCCTGTATTTCAATAGAGATAattatcaaacatttttctttcttcataggtacgattgatatttttcattattctctgCACgctaattttttatatttccttTGATTTGTTatcgatatttctgtatatCATTGTCGCTACGTGATGCCGCGTCACGCATTTTGCGTCAAGCGATCGAACCCTTTGGGTTACAACATGtacttttacattttttgcctttttttaatccttttcccaatatttaatgaaaaatttgtaattgCGAGAAATACACTCTGATTTTTTGCGGTGAAAGTGCGACTCGTCCGCGCGTTAAAGATATACTCAGTTCTAttgtttttctgaaaatttgatcagactcaaaaaaaattttaatttagcCAGGTTATTTAGCCAATTGTATAAAGAAGACAagtgtgcatttttttttaaatttttgcattgcattttttcgagtttttcaaagtttcaaaatttttgaaataccGTTGGATCTTAAAAGCATATGATTAAACAGAACAAATTGTCAGATTAAAGAGTTGGAATTTCATACCAATTTTGtggacaaatttttatctGG includes the following:
- the IleRS-m gene encoding isoleucine--tRNA ligase, mitochondrial; protein product: MLRCFGPGSIRKLKRKEAESSMVATLMNTRGKCLLFTLSRGKSFRKLYTETNKKEDVKQHYSVLLPKTNFPTWIKSEKRVELDKYLIDKCGFGELYTWQRENLQGPDFILHDGPPYANGVPHMGHAVNKILKDITIRSKAIRGRRVQYVPGWDCHGLPIELKALTSLKKDDTELTPLEVRKLARKYASKAVKQQRTVFESWGIMADWKDSGCYLTYQVPYITNQLRRFFELYEKKLVFRDFKPVHWSPSSRTALAESELEYNDRHESRCVIVRFLLTKLPEALGQFDGKKVYALAWTTTPWSLVANQALAYSADTTYCVVKDERGNLYLIAKDVIKSIEQKIGSLEQLLDLKGSELSKAEYAQPITEKNLPFLRGDHVKTDVGTGLVHTAPAHGSEDFLVGLENNLSVLCLVNEEGRYTSDAGEKFVGLEVLTEGNKAVIEFIGDNIVYEEYICHSYPYDWRTKKPVLTLASRQWFIDTNSLKKKAIESLNNVEIHSCGQKNSSANALYKQIQQRPYWCISRQRAWGIPIPTLYNKNTGEMILNRAFVERLCSLIAQNGCDCWWSMSVEELVGTKLLHEYKLKATDLEKGQDIMDIWLDSGLSWSAVLPDGKADVYIEGLDQFTGWFQASLLTSVALQGTSPYKALFVHGFAVDEKSEKMSKSLGNVIDPEEITKGGKNKKEKPAYGVDTLRWWVANHGCQHTQIPISDKLLRASAGSVQQIRAILRFLLGAIHPYDSCADVEAQYLFLDKFMLHRLYHYNNEIQGFYDNYQFHRICQTILNFIVNDVSSIYCQLVKDRLYCDEATSPCRIGAVGVMGEILAVLVRTLAPIIPLLAEEAWLYHPENLASVPLHHSAHILPDNWNDPDVESVVNTALLMRKHVNKLTRTNTWEFNATIRTNAEQFAALSVLHPERVASNSELCDILQVSSTTLIDDASCTTANIHLEPIKSKLCSRCRRYPESAPGSVCNRCAQINDSPTI